In Garra rufa chromosome 15, GarRuf1.0, whole genome shotgun sequence, a single genomic region encodes these proteins:
- the LOC141287527 gene encoding uncharacterized protein gives MDKRTLQIFLALTGISVTLTLILAYKSYPLYQYWTDHYKTPNMHRITEAFITPIKDSQHFMVSAFFDHRLDGVIRVISIINRNSLQPLYCVYCSTEQVCKTVQTDVQIHDDHFGFPFHVSDVICKGRHMQNATHVLISTKESNNSVTEYLPIKNQVVMDTFKYDFTVCISNLFNNYNNVLQFAQAMETYKLLGVQHVVIYKTNCGPDLEKLLKHYETEGILEIIAWPIDQFLNPSSGWNFKEYKGDIHYYGQLATLNDCIYRHMYQSKYVLLHDIDEIIMPYQHDNLPSLMEDLESAYPSVSVFIFESHVFPTTQFEESGKFKRAEWNNIPGVNIMEHIYREPNPKNSHNPTKMIVNPRNVLQTSVHTPLKIYGYSHIVEFHVSRMVHVRQPVQPNLTKEELFVDKRMWDFEEKLIPNVDRALNLSGF, from the coding sequence ATGGATAAACGCACACTTCAAATTTTTCTTGCTCTAACAGGTATCTCTGTTACTTTAACActgattttggcatacaagaGTTATCCACTTTACCAATATTGGACTGATCACTATAAAACACCAAACATGCACAGAATCACAGAAGCTTTCATAACGCCCATCAAAGACTCACAGCATTTCATGGTGTCTGCCTTTTTCGACCACAGACTGGATGGGGTCATTCGAGTCATCAGCATAATAAACAGAAACAGTCTTCAGCCACTTTACTGTGTTTACTGCAGCACCGAACAAGTCTGCAAAACTGTTCAAACAGATGTCCAGATACACGACGACCATTTTGGCTTTCCGTTTCACGTCTCAGATGTGATTTGTAAAGGCAGGCACATGCAAAATGCAACACATGTCCTCATATCAACTAAAGAGTCTAATAACAGTGTTACTGAGTATCTGCCAATAAAAAATCAGGTCGTGATGGACACCTTTAAGTATGATTTCACCGTTTGCATCTCCAATCTTTTTAACAACTACAACAATGTACTGCAGTTTGCTCAAGCGATGGAGACGTACAAGCTTCTGGGTGTACAGCATGTGGTCATCTATAAAACCAACTGTGGACCGGACTTGGAAAAGCTCTTAAAACATTATGAAACAGAGGGGATACTAGAGATCATTGCATGGCCGATTGACCAGTTTCTGAACCCGTCATCAGGCTGGAACTTCAAGGAGTACAAGGGTGACATCCATTATTATGGACAGTTAGCGACGCTCAACGACTGCATTTACAGGCACATGTACCAATCCAAGTATGTTCTTCTGCATGACATTGATGAAATCATCATGCCTTACCAACATGACAATTTACCATCTCTTATGGAGGACCTTGAGTCTGCTTATCCTAGTGTAAGTGTATTCATTTTTGAGAGCCACGTATTCCCCACAACACAGTTTGAGGAGAGCGGGAAGTTCAAACGAGCAGAATGGAATAATATTCCTGGTGTCAATATCATGGAGCACATCTACAGAGAACCTAATCCGAAGAACAGTCACAATCCCACAAAGATGATTGTCAACCCAAGGAATGTGCTGCAAACCTCAGTACATACCCCATTAAAAATCTATGGATATTCTCACATTGTAGAATTTCATGTGTCTAGGATGGTACATGTGAGACAACCAGTGCAGCCAAATCTTACTAAAGAGGAACTGTTTGTGGACAAAAGAATGTGGGACTTTGAGGAAAAACTAATACCAAATGTTGACCGGGCTTTGAATCTTTCAGGTTTTTAA